The Chrysemys picta bellii isolate R12L10 chromosome 10, ASM1138683v2, whole genome shotgun sequence genome segment CCACAGAAGCAGGTACTTTGCCTGGGGAAAGTGCATGAAAACACGGCGAAAGTCAGGCCCTTAACTGGATCCAGCTCACGTCACAAGAATCAATCACATCCGTCAAACTTCGGGATTGGAAGAGAACCCCTTCAATTTCACCCCTTCGAGCCCCCTGGGCCCCTCACAGCAGCTCTCTGTATTTGCTGACAGTAACACAACGGGGTAACTAATCAAACCCACCGCACTGATGCCTTGCTATAGGTCATTTCAGGGAGCCATGTTGGCGTTGCTGCGTAAATGCCATGGCCTGCTCGCCCATCAGAGAGGCAGGGTGACCCAGATAGCCACGAGCCATGCCCTGAGCACTGCGTGTGTTTCTAATCTCATATAGCAAGTTGCGGCTGCCCTGTGTTTAGCTGCCCCTGCTTCTAACTGCAGAATCCTCTGCAAGCCCGGCCCTGAGGAACGCGGTTACCTGTTGACACGCTACCCGAGAGCCAAGCAGTCCTTCAGTCCCTCCTTTGGATAAATATTAACAAAAAGCAAATGAGGCTGTGTATTAGCTGGTTATAAATCAATCAGGCTACAAGGACACCGACAACAAACAATCGCAGATTCTTCACTGGAGGACTTTCTCAGAGCACTTGTTACTAGCTGCCAGGGGAATGGGATTTCTGGTTCTGCCCTTATCATTTTGAGTCACTGGCTGCTGCTATCTGCTAAACCAGCCAGGGCGAATGCAGTTAACTTTATCTTATTTAAAAGGCTACTTCACAGCAATCCCAGCGAAACCACAAAGCTGGTTGCTAACTGATACAACACGTGACCTGTAGGTAAATGGCAGCTAATGAGTTGTACTGGGGGGAAGCCGAGGCATCCTCTGAAATGCACAGGTGGGAACTTTACCCTCCCTCAAGATCAGAAAAGAAacgtgaattaaaaaaaatcgcCTAGCCTCATTGCTTGTTTAGCCTCATAGGCTTGGAAGGTCCTAAAGACTTGATTCCCTTTAGCAATTAATTCATAAAACAAACACAGGAGGAGAAACCTTTCCCCAAAGTTCTCTTTCTAACAAGCAGCACTTGTACAAGCTACAGAGATGTGTAAATACATGTCCACTTTGCAAGGCACAGGCCTATGCGCGTGGGATGGATTGTTTGATGATCAGACTGCAGGTGCGTCTCTTTTCAGTTTCCTTGAAGGGAGATTTGCAGTCTTTTAAAAACCCTACAATGATGGGCTCTTCATAACTAAAACAAGCAGCAAGACATTAATGTTAAACCGAAAATCGATTAATGTGTCGTTATGATGCAAATATATTTATGCATAATCTCCACTGTGTAAATATTAAACAGATCTATAATGATGAACTAATTGCCTGCTCGTGTGACGATCTGCTAATATCAGAAATGCATCGACCTTTCCTTGCACGCGGTGAGTTTGCACACAGTAGTCTTCAGGGTAAGTGTTGCAAACGGCGTTCATTAGATTTCATATTTAATGGGAAAACTGCCCTGATTACAGTATTGATTTCTTTACAGTTAAATTGGTGAGAAATTCTCTCCGGTTTCCCAGGCTTCAGCTGAGTTGAGATTTAATTTCTTATGGAGGAAAACAagtgagaggggggaaaaaggcaaagcaacgattttttttaaaaaattaggttTCCGGAAGATATTGACTGATTCCTGATATAGGAAGCAAAGTCACCCTGTGCCATGCAGCAGCGGGCAGCGCCCGTGGGCAAACCCTGCGTCTGCAATTTAGGGTGAGACATTTGCAGAGGAAATGTTCCTTATATCCGAAAGCGCCCACCTTCCCTCCTTGGGCCCTGTAGCACTGGGGACCTGCTGTCTTCAGAGAAGAACTGGACTTTGTTTTCTCTAGCAATTGGAAATAAAATGCATCAGTGAAAGAGTCTATTTGAGAACAGGCTGCTAGGAAGCGGCCGTTTGGTAAATTCTCTGCTCTTCGGACCACCTCGTTATGCAATAGATTTGGGGAGTTTTGTGTCAAAGGGAAACTCCGGTCCAGTCCCTGTACACTTGTAGCTTTCTCTTGTATTGTTCAGTTATTTCGAAATCTGATCTCACCTTAACGTTTTACCTTGTTAGCACTCTGGAGTGAGTCTACCTTGGCTGGGCAAGTGTATATGTGTGTGACTATGGTGTTCTTTTCAAAATACACCTTTCTGAAAGCATCATTTGGACAGATTCATTTCAGATCCTATACCCATCTCAAAGCGAAGTaggcacatttttttttctggactaGCTCCGTCGTTTCAAGCTTCACTCtttccaaaactatttttttttcaaatctaccTTGCACGTTCAAATAAATCGACATTCCGAGCCCAACAGATTGTAGATGGGCTCTAGCCttttattaatattaacaataataattaatcctTAACTTTCCCTTTTAAACATCAGGAAGGCAAAAAAGAAATCATCCCTGAAAGAATGTTTCTAAAACGGAAGGAGAAAAACGGGTAAATTGATAAATATGCAAAActgaagggcagagagagggggggaaCAGACAAAGGAAAAGAGGATAGAGAGGAGAAGGAAGATGGGGTGAATAAAATGGAGGCTGGAAGAGGTCAGCTTTGCAATTAGCAGTTCTGCTTACATTTCGAGAGACAGCCCAGGAAGTGTCAAGACCTCAATACAGCTTCCATGTAACTACCAATTTTTCCTTTATTTGTCGGAGCTTCGGTGTAATCTGGGAGGTAAGAAACCCCCAGGGATCGCTGGAAGGGGCAAATACTCAAGATAAAGTGCTGGACAAGACTGTGAAGCCTAAAATAACCAGGATTTTGTTTTCCTCCTTGTCGCCTTCTTGATGTTGGCTTTAAGAAACGcatagaaaataaataaagagtCTGACAGCCTGCTCGGGATATTAATCTGCTTGATAATTCTCTAAATGCCCGAGAGTGAGTTATAATTTGGACGTGAAATTTAATTTGCGTTGGCTAGAGTAATTTATGATATTTCGAATTGATGTTCATACATCAATATCAATCGGGGCAGATTTTTACCACTTAGTAAGATCATCACACATTTAAAACCTGCACAAAATAAAATCGATAGTTTATGCATTTACAGCAGATTGCCTTTCTAGCAACGCCTGCATCCCTCCCAGCGCATGGCAGTCTGCCCTGGACGCGGGCACTTCGCATTACGGGGGCCAGCCCAAGAACTACCCAGCGCCCCCCCAAACGCCCACTGACCACCGGCGGGGTGCGGGGGGCAGCCGGGGGCTGTTCCGGGAGCCCACAGCGGGGGATGGGAGTGGCTGGCGTCCGCCCTGGAGAAGGCCCCGGCCCGGTGCGTGTGCGCGCCAGAGCCCCATCGATCGGGAATCAGCTCCATGTAAATAGACACGTGTTCCCGAGCCGTCCCTTCGCAGGCCCGAGCCGGCGCTGGGCTTCGCCTCCAGCCAGGCAGGTGCGGGGATCTCCGACGGATTTCACCTGCCCAGGACCCCCTCCTctgttcagggcaggggcagggcccacGGCGGTGCCGCATCGCACAGTTTCCTGCTCCCCCGGGGTTCCCCACCAGTCCGGCCCCTGGCCGTAATGGGAGCGAGCGACCCCCACTGCCCGAGCTCTTCCAGGAAGCTGCTGCTTTGCTCTGTCCTGAGTCCGCGGCGATTGTTGCCTCCCCCCGGTGGCAAGATAACCCGGGGGCCTCTCATGGCCCAGGGCTCCAGGTCTATCCCTCCCTatctccccctgctctcccccaggctCCGAGTCCTTCCTAAGGATTCTCCCCTCCCGTCGGGCAGTGCAAACCCCCCAGTGCCCGGGACCGGCTGCAACCCTGGGTCCGTAAGAATCCGCCCTGCGCCCCCTTCCCAATCCCACTCCGGTGCTGCTGTGCTGGGGCCCCGGAGGTCAATGCCAGGGCTAGGCGCTGAGCAGATCCCCATTAAGGAGCTGTAGCCCGGGGTCACAAGAGAGGCAGCAAGCCTGGAGCCAGAGAGTGGGTGTCCGGCAGAGCAGCCTGCATAAGGGATAGGAGCTCGAGCAGTGGCAATAAGCACACATCAGAGCCCCGGTTAATTAGGAGGCTCAACCGCTTCCAATCGCCAGCCCCTGCAGGGCCACACGCGAGACAGAAAAGGCACGGTGACTGGTCAGGAGAGGATCCGGATCTGTTTTTCAGATGCTAGCGGTCCTACAATATTTATAGGGGAGACTCAGGAACTTGTTACAAAGCCGGaaggattaaaaaataaacagtacAGCCAGAGCCCCGTTCCCTCCCCCAGGTCAGAATAGATGCTGTGTCTCCATGTCCATGTTTGCTTAAATTACCCTTAGGGATGGGGCTCTGTTTCCCTCGTGTGCAAATATCCAGCATTCAGGTTGGATTTGAAGGAGAGGGCGGAATAATGAGTCTTTGTCTTCCTAAAGAGATTATGGAGATCCACTTATACCCAGAGCTGTCCTGATGGGGCGGGCTGAAGGAGgaattgggtggggaggggggttgattTGGGGCAGTATCGAACAATGCTGCCTGTTTCTCTGAATCTCTGGAAGTGCGGGAAATAGCTTGTCGATCCTACACTGCAGAAATCGGCCGTGCTGTATGCTCCCAGCTCCCATCTATCTTCTTTTCAGCAGCCCAGCCCGGCTTGGCATAATTTCTTTCCAGATCATGCCAAGAAGGGGGCTCCAACATATTCTAATTCAAGTGGTTGTTTCCAGTATCGATCTATGTAAATAAGTGGAAATTCAGGTCGTCCAAATTGTCCTAAAAATACGCTCCAAATCGAAGTTCGCCCTGTCAATCGTTAAGGGGAGATCTAAGGCACcaactccatccctccccccgcctcccgccTGGACAGCCGCAGCAGGACTGGGATTTACCGTTCATGGGGTTtgttattgagagagagagagaatgggattTTCTAGCAGATCAGACCTGTGAAACCGACTTGACTCTGGAGGAGTGAGAAAACAAGAAAATATCCAACATAGCCCGCCTCATCCGCCCCTCTTTATATAGAGAGACCATCTCCAGTTTAAGAGATAAAAGATCACTGCTGGACCCACTTTCTAATACGAGTGCAGGCTTCAAAGCCAAGCGAGCATAAGCATAGGAAAAGGAGGCGAGGAATCAAATTTGTAGCCCGTTTGGGGTCTCCGAAGACCCAGGGAGCATTTATTACCGTATTCATTCGACTGTTTAGGCAGAGGCGCAGACCCATTTGTGCACTGGAAAGAGAAGATTTGGCCCTTCCCTTTATTTTTGTCTGTGAAACGGATCATTGACCCTGACTCCAACTCGGATTGACTGTCTCGCATTCTCCAGGGACAAATTAATGGAGACCTATCAGTTAATTAACAAACCTTCACTCAAGGCACCACCATCATATTAAACGCGGGCTCGGTACTACGACTGAGTACAAGTTGGGGATGGGGGACAaaatagagagagaaacaaaCGAAATGGATTGAAATGTTCTTACGCTGCTCCTTCGGGTCACAGCAGACAATACAGCCAGCCATTCCCTAGGAAGAAACTGAACTAACGAATTATGGCCATGTTAATCCCAGGTGCTATTTCTGTTCGCCACAAGTTACTGAGCCAGTGCATAAATTGTGCATAACACATACTTATTCTCACGTGTATATACAGACTGGAACTATGTAAATTAAAACTCTGTGGACTAATGATACTTGTGATCATTTGCAATTTTGACCAATTCCATTCCTTCTCTTTAGCCCCAAGTTACATTCCATAATTGTTTCATTTGTGTCAAAAAGCAAAGTTCTAAAATGCCTGATCCGCAATAAGCAGAATAGGAAACTAGCATCTGCTCCCCTTTCAACTTAGCTATTATCTCTTCACCCTTGTCACCAGGCTACTTTTGCTACAAAGTAGATCCATCGAAGTGTATAAAACGATTTATTATGAGGTTTTAgcttcaatttccacaacacttcACCGAAACATTTACATggattctttctttttaaaatccacACAGTCTGGGTTAACAAACCCCACAATTATCACGTAATAAACCCAGTTACAACACGATCACACAAACACGAATATTtcgctctgggcagccttttctgATGCTCTTATTTCTTGTACAAGCAAATAAACCCAAAGAAACGCGACGAAAACGTAGATGCAAACATATGGGTAACATCATTTAACAGAGAGGTCCTTGAAAAATTGTGAAGCCTCACCTAAGTCTCCACCATTGGGTTTTCCAACACTTcaagagtgagtgagagagagtgagtgtgtgtgtgtgtgtgtgtgtgtaagaggcAGAGacagtatacacacacacacaccgaatGTTAAGTTTGAAAGCAATTTTATATACAACAGCTGAGTTCAGTTCTGTGTGCTGGTCAGTTGGCTGTACCTCATATCAGAGGGCATTTGCAAATATACCAATATGGAGATGGACAATAACAGGAAATATCTATCTAATACGGGCCTGATCCGTATTTCATGGGCACTCCAAAATTTCCACTAGCTTTTGCTCCTCTGTGCACCTGCTAGTTGATGTACATATACATGCAATGTTGTGTACAGTTCACAGGTATAAACATGTAGGCGTTACATGTCTATATAGTAAGACTTGACTGGGTAGATTTTGATCCTGTGGGTGTCACAGTACACAGCATGACCCCCCACACCTCAGTTTCTCTCCCCTAGCCCCAGACACGCACACTGGCATCACAGCACCTCACCATCCTAGCATATCATTGTTTAGGAACGGGGACGACGGTGCAAATAAATCAAACGTTCCCCTTTCATGTGAAGGAGCTAGAAGGGAAATCCAGTGGGAATGTCAGACTTGAAAGGGAGAGACATATTGCActggaaagaaacaaaaaatacaaGGTGTGATGTGACCTGTGATACGTATCTGCACATACGTATTGGAATGGGCTTTTCCTGGGCAAGCAGCTACACAGCTCTGAGATCCCTGTCtgccttgccccctcccccccccacagcagtaATCGCTGAGGCTCACCTGCTAGCCTGAGAGCAGACATTCTCTGGAATTCTGGCTCCTGAAGCCACTTCCACATCCTCCGAAAGGTCTCCCGGCCGGATTTGAGTTTGCTCCAGGGCTTGGGGTTCCTCAATAGGTCTGAGAGGGTCCCTTGAGACCGGCACAGCACCCTCTGGGCGAAGATAGCCTGGGGGATGCTGTACCGTTTGAGCTCGGTGGTGATCCTCTGAGCTACTTCTTTGGTATTGATTTCTTCCATTTGCCCTGAATTACTTCCACTGTTGACCTGCGAACCAGTGACCGAAGGGTTTTGTTCCCTGGCAGAGCCCAGAATCTGCCCGTGACTCTGGGCATTCAGGTGGGCATGAGGGTGATGCGGGATCCCATTGATAGGCACCATGCCAGCGGAGGTAGGGGTAAGATGTTGGTCCCCATGCCTGCCCAGCATGGCAGGGTGGTGGGCTTCGAATCCGTTCGGGGTGAGCATTTTCTCGGCAGGCATGGGGGCACTGGGGTGAGCGTAATGAGGCAGCCCTTGCTGGGAGTTGTGGATGCCCCCCAGGCCTGATCCAGACAAAGGGGAGAGGCTCTGCCCCATGCCGGTAACATCCTTATGGTAAGGGGTGTAGAGATTGTTCATAGAAGCCAGACCCCGCTCGTCCCTCATGAGGGTGAAGCTGCCACTCACATTCCCAGGGATccgctggtggtggtggtggtggtgatggtggtggtgatggtgaggGAACTTGTCCGAGACGGTGGAGATGGGAGGTAGAGGTTGCAGAGGGGTTAATGTGGTGTAGGTGCTGCTCATGCTCATCCCGGGGGGTGTCTCGCAGGCCATGGTCATGGTGGGATGCAGGGGTCCCGTCAGAGCGTGGTCAGGAggccggtggtggtggtggtagtcgCCACCGTCCAGGATAGAAGCCATGCCCATGGAGCGAGGGTGGGCTGGCAAATGATTGCTGCGATGGGCCACCGAGCTCCTGTGATGGGGGCTGCTGCTCATCAGATCGGCCGTGGTTGGCACCGGCTCATGGCTCACCCCGTGCAGATCGCCAATGTTCTCCATCGTCAGCTGCGCGTTCATTGTTATTCGGGCAGGCTTGTGGACACCACATCTATCTGGTCTGTGGTTGGAAAGTCCTAGGAGGTCTTCACGTTGGAGGCATGCAGGATTCCACCCCCAGTGGAACGGATCAGgcccttggggcgggggggttggttGGGCTTTCTCTTTTgtgtgatttattattttttttcgtGATGGTTGATCAATTTTAAGGCCCCCGTTCTTTTAAAACAGCCTCAGCAGCCCCAGTAGGTGTCTGGTCGCGTCCCTCGCCATCTCTAGCCATGTCTCTTACTGTTTCAATGTCTTTggccacagctcctgctgctgcagctgctgctgctggtagaGAGCAGGCATGCGCGCTGGGGGCCCCatgcacaccccctccccctccttacactcacacacacacactcctgcccgTGACATCACCATACATATTAAGGAAGCAGGACCGTCTCTCCTTCCTATCTAAGCCCGGCTCTCTCCGCTCCCAAGCTCCGGAGGAGCCCCTCCCGGGAAGGAGAGACGGGGGGAAAAGCCAGCGCTCAGCCCACAGGCAGCGAGCTGCAAAAGTCTGCATGTCCCCGTCAGCAGATTAGATGGCTGCGTACGGGAAAACGAGAACAACCCCTCGGCTGCGCAGAGCACAAAGGAGCTGTTCTGGAGCGGGGGCTCTTATGCCTGTCAGAAACAGACCCTGGCCTGGCACACGCGCCCCTGGGCGCTGTCTGTAGgctgtgctccccccccccagctgttttgtgtggccCTTCACATCGATCGCACCCCTCCCTCCAGCGATCTGACCCTAAACGCCCCAGCCACCAAGAGAAGCTGGAGGTGAGGAGCAGGGCGAGCTGCAGCttggctctggtctcccacaccCAGGCCGGTACCAGGACTGCAGGTTGttccccagggggctggaggtagATGTGCTGCTCCCCGGCCGGGGACAGCCCGCACAGCGCTTTAACCCGGGATGTAAACGGGACTGTAGATCCCCAGCTTGTTCAGTGCGCTGCAGGCgagcccctcacccccgccccccataacCCATCACCTCCACCCACACGGCAACCTCAGCTGGgctcgggagggagggaggctgcccAGGGTCCGAGCTGCAGAGCGGTGGgtctccctgcctctccccgtCGCCCTTCCCTCTAGGTGCGGGAGACGCGCGAGAGCTTCCCTGTGTAATTAAAGCGGCCGGTCCCTCCCCTTTGGTGACTTAGCATTTTTAGTGAGCGAGCCTCCTTAAATTGAATTTTAATATTAACTTCCGGGTTTCCTCAAGTCAACACATCAAGGTGAAAAATCGCAGCGTCCCAGCCAGCCAACCAACAAAAGGCAGGCAGCTGCGGGACGCATCGGCAAAGCCGCGCCGCGCTCCCAGTGGCTCCGGGAGTGTGAGCCGCCCCCTGGATGGGGCCGCAGCCCGGAGAGCTGGGCTGTTCACACGTGTCCCCTCTGCTCTCCCCCAAAGGAAatacaatgggggagggggattgcaACTGGGGGGCCGCAAGGCGACCCCGTGTGAGGCATCTCTGCGCGCCTCGCTCCCTGTTGCCCGCTGCTCTTTGCTTCTCGCTAGGGAAACTTTTATTTTAAGTAGCCGGGAAGACACATTTGGTGATCGTGTTTCATATTATCTACTTTCACTCCCCaatccccagctcccctcctccgctcTCCCCTTCCTATCttttctccccccatccctccgaAGCCCCGCAAGACAAGCAGACTGCAGCTCTCCAGGAGTAGCTCAAGTTGGCAGCTTTTCCAGTCCTTGCGACCTGCTGGGACTAAACGGGAGCCGCACTCCCAGACCTCTCTCCCAATCCCTCCCCATTTCAGGGAATGAGCTCAGAGCGAGATGGGGGGCGGGTAGGGCGGAAAAATGTCAACTGTCCGGCTTGTGAAAACCGAGCATTTGTAAGGACGCTCCAGCT includes the following:
- the ONECUT1 gene encoding hepatocyte nuclear factor 6; the protein is MNAQLTMENIGDLHGVSHEPVPTTADLMSSSPHHRSSVAHRSNHLPAHPRSMGMASILDGGDYHHHHRPPDHALTGPLHPTMTMACETPPGMSMSSTYTTLTPLQPLPPISTVSDKFPHHHHHHHHHHHHQRIPGNVSGSFTLMRDERGLASMNNLYTPYHKDVTGMGQSLSPLSGSGLGGIHNSQQGLPHYAHPSAPMPAEKMLTPNGFEAHHPAMLGRHGDQHLTPTSAGMVPINGIPHHPHAHLNAQSHGQILGSAREQNPSVTGSQVNSGSNSGQMEEINTKEVAQRITTELKRYSIPQAIFAQRVLCRSQGTLSDLLRNPKPWSKLKSGRETFRRMWKWLQEPEFQRMSALRLAACKRKEQEHGKDRGNTPKKPRLVFTDVQRRTLHAIFKENKRPSKELQITISQQLGLELSTVSNFFMNARRRSLDKWQDEGSSNSGNSSSSSSTCTKA